TGTTTACGACATTATCAGTGGTGACGAGTCTTGGATATATGACTACGATCCGGATTCTAAACAGCAGTCGACTGTTTGAGTGTTCCAAGATGAGCCAAAACCGACCAAAGTTAATACGCTCACGGAGCACTTCGAAAAAAATGGTCGCCACGTTTGTAGCGAAAAGTGGCCACGTTGCCACCACCGTGCTAGAGGATCGTAAAACGGCCAATGCTGACTGGTATACCAATGTTTGTTTACCAGAAGTTATCAGCGCGTTCCGAAAAAACAACCCCCGACGTCGTATAGTACTGCACCACGATAATGCGAGCTCGCACACTGCTAGGCAGACAATTGAGTTTTTAAAAGAGCAAAACGTCGAAAATCTGGAACACCCGCCGTACAGTCCAGACTTAAGCCCCAATGACTTCTTCACTTTTCCAAAAATTAAGCAACGACTTCGTGGTCAACGGTACCGAACGCCTGAAGAAGCGGTTGAGGCATACAAAACAGCCATTTTGGAGACCCCGACTTCGGACTTTAATAAGTGTTTCGAAAACTGGTTCGATCGAATGAAAAAGTGTATTACGTATCACGGTGATTACtttgaaaaacaataaataccaaTTAACTTACCAAACGACAGAATTTAAAAGGCAGCCCtcgtatatatatttaaaacagTATTATTTGATATCGCCTATTTTAATTTCTCCTTTCATTTCAACTATATGGTCGTGGTGTCTCGTGAGCGCGTCATTTTTTTCGTCTGCCGCTTTTTCTAATGCTTGGTTGTATTGATCCACTCTGAAAACAAAATCTCATTCAGACTAGGTATTTGACATCTGCATTATCTGCCATTTAACTTTGTATAACAATTAGGTATTCAGAAACTAAAAAGTATGATGGCATATAACTTTGACcgctgaaagaaaaaaaaaactttcttttACAGCAAAGATAGACtcattaagacgaaagtggaggacccgcgcgaaatcgccttttcatacaaacgtagtcctcattttcctctatGGATGTTAACATTGTTGAAGTATTTTGACAATAattgttgtatatcaaccacagctatgcccctacgtttgattttttcgaatttttaattattataagagctaTGGATAATACATGAAatgatgtaaaaatattttccattgtctatatccagagaggaaaatggggactacgtttgtattgaGAATttgccgtcccctttcctcttaaataGTTAAAAACCCGTTAAaatgttaataatattaaagaaaCCTACCTCGCTTCATTTATTTTACTCAAGGCGCGCCTGATGTCTTGCATAGAAACTCCTGTTATGTGCAAGAGACCCAATATAGCCGCTCCTCCTATTGCGCTTAAAACTGCTCCTGTAAAATCAGaataaggtgcaggggggccatttcgactgcgggataatttcaactaaactaatcgaaatatcttcaaacacatctttttcgctatctggacatatatggcactctagttaataatgtaaaacatggaagatatttcgattaagtagttgaaattaccccgcagtcgtAATTGCCCCCCTGTACCTTACAAATAATTTGAAAacactatacctacctaaagcCTGATGAGATTGTTTGTGATCAAATTAAACGGTTCCACGTAATTCCAtactcttaaaaaaaaaatagtttattcattaCTTCACTGCAGGATACTACCGCCATCTGTCAGCTGACTTTTACGGGTATTTATTCTACGCGCCTCAGTATTCCCTTGTCTATCTATAGTATTTATAaggaaatatatatatgtacctagtcCTGCACCAACCAGCGTGGCAGCCATGCCCAAATTCATCTTATACATGGCCCCGGTGATGGAGCCGGCAAGGATATACTCCGTGATCGAGGTCTGGTCCTTGTACACTGAAATTGTTGTTGCTATCAAACTGCAAAATAAAAGCAATGAATGAAGCAGTGTTCACAAGTGCTGAGGAGTATGtgggtttaaaaaaaagtgAAAATCACAGAGACACAAAACATAAACAAATCatatcaaattatgtaaaaatattttacgtaatgttaatatccacaGAGAATAATGGGGACTATTTTTGTATAGAAAAGCGGTCTCACATGGTCTTCCACTTTCCTGAAGTAAAGCTAGGTAAGGTAAcacttaaggttccgtcacacaggcgcgttttccgggcggggcgtgaccggtgtgacgaagcctttaggCCATCAATCTCAATTTCCTAAAAATTGTATTTGATTGACTGCTGAAAGCATGCTCTCACCAGCCATACTGAATTTAACCCCTTAGTGCATACAATGCCATATAATATATAGTAGTTataatattcaactctattgacagctattaaagttcaaaatctaacaaataattttatatgacatGCAGTAATGGTTCAAGTAAACAAAcccttatagtctgtatctttaggtatttaacctCTTTTGAGTcttgattatttttttctaatattttcctcGTACGCGGATCCGCGCTCCGATACGAGggcttaaataaaagtaaacaattaatttgtaaattttcgggtaacacacataacataacaacacaataacatttattggttaacagaccaattacaaaaccacctggatcagtcactgaacaaTCTGACTTTAACCaacattatttaatattttattttgtttccatctactctcaactggcttaaggagccatttcagggtagattttgtttgcttttatttgaatacctaaagatacagagtataggtaaaGGATGTTAGAAAAGTAATTTGTTACCTAAATGTCGCAGTAAAAATTCCAAGTCTCCAACCCCAATGGTAAGCTCCTCTTGCAAAGGCTAATGTTACATGGTCTTGAAGTTTTTTCtgaaaacaaatatatttacGCATAGATCTAGGACAACAGGGCCAAGTGGCCAACTTGCTTGTAGTTAACACACAATTAATAAAttgatctacattagatatggCATATTATTCCCAGCTGTTCCCAGCATGTAGTTACTGGTAACAACTGGGAATTTTGTTTACAAGCTAATAAATAGTACCCCCTAatggccacttgcaccataccattaacccgaggttaagcagttaaaccgttaacccagtgccaaattgtactggtaaccatggtaactccaggtttaaccagttaaccccgtgttagtgggatggtgcatgTGGTGCTTAATAAtgacttattttaaaaataaacaattgacAATGGTGGCTATGTATTCAACTTTTACATACCTTGGCTTCCATAGTAGATTTAAATATGGTAGCTTGATtattttctataaaataaaGATATGCATCTCTCGATTTGACAAATCCTCCCATACATGCACCAAAAAAGCATCCGCATAATCCTGATTGTATTACAGTCCTCAATTCAGGAGACACCTCATCATATTCACTGAAACAGTAATCatcataattttattaacaGATGGCGGGTTTTCTTGATACTAAACTTTCTGATAGACGATTTTTAGAAAAATATTCATCATAAGTAACAGATTAGAATGGCAACTTAAACCATTGCAAGGTTTTAGCTTTATGGAACCCATGACTTGTTCTAAGTTAAAAAACTGATTGGATTGTTGAacaaaataagttaaaatacgTAGGTGTGAAGTTCATTTTGAATAATTCACATGTAAACAATAAAGAGGTTACGTTAcataaaattatacttacttcCTGTAAAACATATTCTTTAGTCTCTCAACTCCAGTGGTGGGCACATCGGTAGATGGATCCAGTAAATTGTAATCATTCTCGTTATGTTTCTTTAAAATTGGAATAAAAGCCGGTGTCAGCCTGACGAAGGTCCTTAACATTTTAAAGGCCGATAGCCGATAATAATGGCTGTAACAATagtcttattattttttacattcgtTTCGTCTCAAAGGCCtcacgttttttttaattaagttgatTTAATTCCAAAATTTGTAACTTCTTTTTCTTTAGGAGTGCAAGTAGCAAAAGCAAAGCAGAAGAAAATTGTCAAACAAATGTCAAATGTCACTGTCACTACTGTCAGATTTGTCTGATTGATTACGTTCGGAACAAAGAATATTTAACTCACTAGTAGAAGAACGacaactccatacaaaaaagtCCCCTTGAAAAgctcgtttatactactagcgctttCGTTGtataccaatggaactaaaattCACTATCGCTGTAGCCTGGCGATAGCCTGGCGAGTAAGCATAGATCTAGTATACCTATCAACGCGTGCGCCCGTGAGGGACATAACATAacacctttgggttcaattggcgtaaaggacaaaatgctagttttcaggagacgcgaaaaactgcgattttttttaaagttttgatatatttttgttgtttatcgagctatatttttgatgtgtattaaaaaagtactcaaaatgttagtctctttaacctaaattagcaatcatatctataaattaaataggaaAGAAGTTAATGTCCTTTAAAATTGGTCAAAAACAGTATCAATGTCCTTTGCGCCCATGAAATAtttgataatttagtgaatcttgATTAGTAACGGGTCGTAAGTGACGTTctcagactattttattccaaatttggggtgtattagttacgagccacggtacacatgttaactgttttcagcatagtttactgttacgaagcttaaaaatgtatcaaacggtAGTTAAATATGCTAGGTATATCCTGATTACAGTTGTAAGTAACATTTTTCtgataatatagtaataattaagaaaacacaatatttttaaccaattatataataaaaaataattaaatgctcaaaaagTTGCTAATATTCGGGAATGAAGGTAAAGTAAATGTCGCAATGCTTAAcactagccgccttatactataacaatcataacataacagcttttaatcataacaagggAAGTATTAGATCGGCTAACTATGATTAGAATTAGTATATCAAGCATTTGGACGTTTACTAAGTGAATAAACGTCCAAAGACTATATATAATTCAATACAGTAagttataataggtaataatactGTTTCAATATGTCAAGATCTCTAATTCTATTTAATCGAAAAACACTATTAATTCCTATTCAAGTTACCCAAGTAGTGATTTCTGTGTTAGTTAGTCCCCGTTACCAATAGCTGTATTAATTTCTGATTTCAAACACTTAAACATATATTTTGTTAGAAGGATTATGGAATAATTAAGTAAATGAATTATTAAAACCGATTCGGTTAGTAAGTATTAATTACCACTTCGTTCAGATACGTTTCAAACTTTCTAAAGTGCTTGGAACGAATTTTTTTACAACGAGTTATTGTAGCCGAGCTCAAGCAATGACACAAATCATTAAATTACGCACAAACAACTACTTCCACCGCTCAGGAACGGATAATAAACAATCataacatataataataacCCTGCGCTGGTAAAGGTGCATGCCCAATGAGAATCGGGATAGCGAGGCGATGGGCAGTCGCTGATACACCTGTCTCGTTCTCCTAATCAACAAGAAATGCGAGTCGGAAAGGTACAGAGTGTATTATGCACAGTACGTTGTCGCAGGACTACAAGAGATTCCACTGCGAGTAAAACAATGATAGTTGCGGAAAAAACACTGAGCTGAGGTTTCTAATTTGAAgggcaaacattacattttagtagtAAAGGACCCATATAACGATTTATGTATTTGGCATTATagacctttacgcccatgaacTCACGAAGAATTTTTCTAATGAAAAGTCCTTTACAACCTTGTTCGCTTCTTATacttcttaaaaaatatttttagagcgggtcgtaaagggcaagtacaataatatcaatagtaaaatatgtcatttacgaccatcttgaccatacgatatgaaaaatcattaagacaaatgaagggcttaaaggacgacaaaagatatgtaagtcatttacaacaatatttatatttagcggtaacctttatGATGATATATTTGGACATCTAATTTGtaactggtcatttacgccccttgAGCTAAGCTGCTGCTTTTGCAATAAGCTGTTTTTGCAAGTTTATAGTGTaaaaattgggtcgtaaaggccactttttaagagatatcgaaattttaactatacagaacggtagcgcttggaattctgaacaaaagtgtataataactcattttcgccaaaatgtcctttacgccaattgaacccaaaggtatcgataaGCAATGcaacaaaatttaaaattcctgacaacattccaaaaaaataaactacgtaatttggtcgggttatttgttgcccaccataagcCTGGCCGCACACGTTCGGAATTTTCATTCAGAAACGtgtacggaatgacaggtgggaACGGGACGTCGCTCTATAAATGCATAGCGCAGTCTCGCTTGCACATatcattccgtacggaaaattCCAAACGTCTGCGGCCAGGGTAAACCAGACTAAATTTGCGGTAAGGAATAAATAAATGTGAGACTGACAACTGACAAGGACAAaaaataatagcgctttctctgcttcTCCTACTGAAGgatagagtttgtgcggaaagttccgaacagactatacataagactatcccgttctgtcagttccCCCACactaatactagattcatggtagtaccacagaataaataatagtactgccgcacagaaaggaaacttcctacaaaacccaaggccccaacgttttctgttctctttcacggcgcagcaactagtatctctctcctcgctcttttaaaaatgccgtttaacaaaaaaggacaaccatactgttgacaagatggacttcaaatcaagtgttgccttttttgatgcgcccaggctgtgtatgtgtgcgtaaaagcgtatatgtgtgctcttttagggatgtgaaaagtcgattttaatcatattatatatcgataaacgctacacagcggaacgaaatagcgattaattgaagcttcaatatcttcgttaaacataaacataattgaaatgctaatggataattaatatattataatgtaataaaatagttcatttattgcggaacacatattttagtaggtatttatgtattttaattaaatatctgaactttcccttggtttcctgctggggcgtgacgataaaattgtgatctgataaccacaataaagaataaaagcgtttttgttcattttaggtatcgttaaacctttgaagtaaaattaaaattgcaagaaatgtcgatagtttatcgatatgactttatcgacatggctacagcaaggtgggcctcattgttaatcgtacactaaacaaaacgttgcttatcatgaacagtggtacaactaaaaatgaaatgctattgcatttaatattctaTCTTTTACTGGTAAGATTTAAAGTCGAAtggcatttcattttgttttgtgtcactattcatgataagcgtcgaaaagtggcaacagtgacagctcgctgagacgggatctctatatattaaatctatggttcaaggtcgaatcatgctatccctttctaatatatggcactatccctttcggccaTTTAGGGTTGTcgaaattcaagtgattatcttatctgtggtcgtgcacgcaaaaggaagtcaagtggtgccaaccctaataattgttcGGAGCAATGCtcagccgagcggagccgagtttggccgaagtcaggagtttcgcacccctggtagtACCGgtacatgaatctagtatataactggatctggcatgaagGGATTGAAGGgtggggggaaatgaccgaacaggatagtcttatatATTAGTAGGAgaagcagcgaaagagctattattgtgtgtccttgtcacagtctcacttttttttaattccccaccgtaaatttagtatggattatggtgggcaacaaataaattcgaccaatcatagtgtcgcattgcgtatgttttgtccctcacgaaGGCACGCGTATAAAACTTCTATaagatcctaccttctatgtacCGAAAGGTTGTTCTGTGGTTGTCCTACACAGTGGTGAAGGATGGGCCATGTCACGCCCTGGCCAATGTGTACCCGGCTATGGTATGCAATGGCGGACGACTGGCCGTCAGTTGTCAGCCGTGGTGGGCAATCGGGGAGTTGTCGGTTTTTTGGCACACTTCAAAGGAATCGTGGCGTACCGTGGCCTGTGGTGTTCACAcagtcgccattgtttgtttagTTTCTTGATTTTTTGACCGCTTGATTAAATGTTGATAGCCCAAAATGTCATTATCGTGGAGCAATGAAGAGACTTTTCAGTTTATAGATTTATAATATCAATCAGAGCCtgcaattttgaatttttttttgttgcacCATTGTGTGAACATCTACGtgatatgaatgaatgaatgaatgaaaatctttatttcaggcaactaatggcccatacataaataccttaaaactagcatacatattatataaaaatatattttaaaactaaactttaaaaaactaaacactacatatcacattatgcctgcgatgcattacgcaaccccgcagtgtcagggagccggccgcagaaccgccgaaacttgacacccttcggccaaaactccacCCTACTGATACTGATATAGGCCTACTGTTGCGCATTGCAAAGCATGGCTTGGCATGGATCATCCTTGACCACTGTGgagcctttaaaaaaatatttaaataatatttgcgCGTTGAAGTTTAAagccagtccagacgggatcggtcgatttgatcagaaaagaAATTGGCGCCAATATAtggatttatggtgatatttgagcgatataaataaaaataaaaatgccccTAAAAGCGAATACTTGTGTTAAAAATTGGTGTTCTTGCGTCCGTATCTCCTTTTTgtagccccctccacactcgtgcgcgaatcgcggcttcgcgccgcgagcGGGCATGTCGgcaatatcggtcataatcggcgagCCATATTTAAttagattggcgaaaaattatTCCCGTCTGATTGATCGATTGAATTCGTTACTCCATTACCTAAAATCGCATGCTATTTGTTGCAAGGTCTGTAGAAGCCCACCGAGCTACTAATTATAATTTCTGAACGTTTCTTTGACAGCCAAATgtcagtaggtacttaatgtcATTATGACGAAAAGGCGGGATATTTTAGTTTTGTGttgattgatatttttatataaaagtttACGTAAATTTTAATCAAGAAAGAATGTCTAGGTCCAATAGGACTAACTTTGAGTTATGCGATTGGAAGGTAAGACgcatgttttattattgtttcgTCATATAATACTAGAATACTTTTTGTTGTGTACAACATGAAGCGTCTGGCTGATATGCCGACCCACCGTGGTAGCTGACTATTTTGTTTGATAGTATGTATTTCACAAGAAATCcatactacatatatatatattaatattataaaggcgaaagtgtgtctgtctgtctgtctgttacctcttcacgcttaattttgaaaaatttggtatagagatagtttgaatcccggggaaggacataggatagtttttatgtcatgtatgagagtgcaaaggggggtggaattgaaagagttaatgaattgcctaataattgaagtaaggaatgcgcgaattgaatgattgctattagaattatccaggcgctatacctactttagctgctgtcactaattccacgcagacgaagtcgcgggcaaaagctagttataATATATACTAACACTAGAGTAT
This genomic window from Cydia splendana chromosome 9, ilCydSple1.2, whole genome shotgun sequence contains:
- the LOC134793781 gene encoding RPII140-upstream gene protein; protein product: MLRTFVRLTPAFIPILKKHNENDYNLLDPSTDVPTTGVERLKNMFYRNEYDEVSPELRTVIQSGLCGCFFGACMGGFVKSRDAYLYFIENNQATIFKSTMEAKKKLQDHVTLAFARGAYHWGWRLGIFTATFSLIATTISVYKDQTSITEYILAGSITGAMYKMNLGMAATLVGAGLGAVLSAIGGAAILGLLHITGVSMQDIRRALSKINEARVDQYNQALEKAADEKNDALTRHHDHIVEMKGEIKIGDIK